One window of the Candidatus Jettenia sp. genome contains the following:
- a CDS encoding phage tail protein codes for MAPFPKNAHRFDPYKNFKFRVKWDGRYVAGVSKVSALKRTTEVVEHREGGDPSTTRRSPGRTKYEAITLERGITHDTEFERWANKVWNYDSGLGAEVSLKDFRKNIIIEVYNEAGQLAIAYKVFRCWVSEFQALPDLDANANAVAIQQIKLENEGWERDYEVGEPTESTFEEPVP; via the coding sequence ATGGCACCGTTTCCAAAAAATGCACATCGTTTTGATCCGTATAAAAATTTTAAGTTTCGTGTTAAGTGGGATGGTCGTTATGTTGCGGGTGTAAGTAAAGTTAGTGCATTAAAACGCACGACTGAAGTAGTCGAACACCGTGAGGGTGGTGACCCGAGCACAACTAGAAGGTCACCAGGCCGTACCAAATATGAAGCTATCACCCTTGAACGAGGTATTACTCATGATACGGAATTTGAAAGATGGGCTAATAAGGTCTGGAATTACGATTCAGGATTAGGGGCTGAGGTATCGCTTAAGGATTTTCGAAAAAATATTATTATTGAGGTATATAACGAAGCCGGTCAATTGGCTATTGCTTACAAGGTCTTTCGTTGTTGGGTCTCTGAATTTCAGGCATTACCGGATTTGGATGCAAATGCCAATGCAGTAGCTATACAGCAGATAAAATTAGAAAATGAGGGCTGGGAGCGTGATTACGAGGTAGGCGAACCGACTGAATCAACTTTTGAAGAACCTGTTCCTTAA
- a CDS encoding DUF4255 domain-containing protein, producing MALVDTGNAIGAVSRLLHTRLQEKLNALSLTPVIVEIGKPEKQINSTGVKLNLFLYEAQFDASLKNTSIDEGQQPPLWLVLKYIMTAFHNGESDSDIAHEYLGKGMQALKELSFIPLSSSNFDALKDNPEVLKITFDEINADLLSKLMQGPDEKYRFSVAFQVRPVMIAPRQLSSYPLLVGVNYTNSPPAIIGEDGIIISALPSLGPTITHVSPGRFEVNSAITIFGNDLNLSGLSVMLGSAELAVISLQPNRLQCMVNGNIAAGNVISAGNHPISVVQILPTGRRRSSNILVGNLLPSLESADIVPGTIHNSSLPESPGVYGEIDLTGYLLATEHDDILVALYREGKTVRVLDSAFDFTVPQPPPHHCIPE from the coding sequence ATGGCACTCGTTGATACAGGAAATGCAATAGGGGCGGTATCGAGATTGTTACACACCCGATTGCAAGAAAAATTGAATGCTTTGTCTCTTACTCCTGTTATCGTAGAAATAGGAAAACCTGAAAAACAGATCAATAGTACAGGCGTAAAACTCAATCTTTTTCTTTACGAGGCGCAATTTGACGCAAGCCTTAAAAACACATCAATCGATGAAGGTCAGCAACCACCTTTATGGTTGGTGCTGAAATATATTATGACCGCTTTTCATAATGGAGAGAGTGACAGTGACATTGCTCACGAATACTTAGGGAAAGGAATGCAAGCATTGAAAGAGTTAAGCTTTATTCCTTTGAGTAGTTCAAATTTTGATGCCCTTAAGGATAATCCGGAAGTCTTGAAGATTACGTTTGATGAAATCAATGCCGATCTTCTCTCGAAATTAATGCAAGGACCTGATGAGAAATACCGCTTTTCAGTTGCATTTCAAGTCAGACCTGTAATGATAGCACCCAGACAGCTATCTTCATACCCTCTCCTCGTAGGTGTTAATTATACCAACAGTCCTCCTGCGATAATCGGAGAAGATGGGATTATTATTTCAGCGCTTCCTTCGCTTGGGCCAACGATAACTCATGTTTCGCCTGGACGCTTCGAGGTCAACTCCGCCATAACTATTTTTGGAAATGATTTAAATTTGTCTGGTTTATCTGTCATGCTAGGCTCAGCAGAATTGGCCGTGATATCTCTGCAACCAAATAGGCTTCAGTGCATGGTTAATGGAAATATTGCTGCGGGTAATGTAATTTCTGCCGGTAATCATCCCATATCTGTTGTTCAAATCCTGCCAACGGGACGGAGAAGGTCAAGTAATATTTTGGTTGGAAATCTCTTGCCATCCTTAGAAAGCGCGGATATAGTGCCCGGCACCATTCATAATTCTTCGTTGCCTGAATCTCCCGGAGTTTATGGTGAAATAGATCTAACGGGTTACCTTTTAGCAACCGAACATGATGATATCCTCGTGGCGCTTTACCGTGAGGGAAAAACAGTGAGGGTATTGGATTCTGCATTTGATTTTACCGTACCACAACCACCACCTCATCACTGCATACCAGAATAA
- a CDS encoding ATP-binding protein produces MTTVAIEKKPVTFTPQLHADDAYANYWMRQVTIRLRREICWRWYERGVLPDASPTTLPPFSDKVSAILDMSRFWEEKNTFFQTDPTARYLTEQLTMNQPSENQDAIQGSFRWVVDRLKLDDISSFVLALGLSAIFDNAVGSIISTCLNSPACVHPNLALVQKLWDHPECVFMLADPAHPLFRYGLLQYGNQTSQGHGGIDWDTPITVPSVVAHQLLFPVSALPQTLMSVTVEENNKTVLTDTALLVAHRLCSKTNDKLRIVPICGPKGSTPVDIVHAITKITKRDVVEFKGDPGLLKNIHYMNSLATLCWLKNMDLFLNQHVISALSDNKQGFDTHLLSCLSMSITVFLGITGRGLLTHIPGDLLLPIVEIPQFPYYERIDYWKKMLGVKAEGLDGIIMECSRRFRYEKGTINAICDGLKGFLRPISEKDFIGACRAELEWDVGELAQKVIPRFEDEELILPHNQRLQFQEIIRAMKSLTKVHYDWGMSKVWNESGISLLFAGPPGTGKTMAAEILANKLDLPMYRIDLSQVVNKYIGETEKNLKRLFDAADVSDTILFFDEADALFGRRTEVKDAHDRYANLEISYLLERMERFKGLAILATNRKKDIDEAFLRRLRYILDFPLPDVEHREKIWLQVIPKTIDSSKIDFRFLAKQFQLAGGHIRSIVFNACLQSTNGLDVYKNGFKGQLTMEKIIIAVKREYEKLNRAISLEQFGPYAKIIERMEHE; encoded by the coding sequence ATGACAACAGTAGCTATTGAAAAAAAACCTGTTACCTTTACCCCTCAACTCCATGCAGATGATGCGTATGCAAATTATTGGATGCGACAGGTTACTATCAGACTACGACGAGAGATTTGCTGGCGCTGGTATGAGCGTGGTGTACTTCCCGATGCAAGTCCTACAACCCTGCCGCCATTTAGTGATAAGGTCTCTGCGATTCTCGATATGAGCCGCTTCTGGGAAGAAAAAAATACATTTTTTCAAACCGACCCAACAGCGAGATATCTGACTGAGCAGCTTACCATGAATCAACCTTCTGAAAATCAGGATGCTATCCAGGGTTCATTCAGATGGGTTGTTGACAGATTGAAATTAGATGACATTTCGTCATTCGTCCTGGCGCTTGGATTATCGGCTATTTTTGACAATGCAGTGGGAAGTATCATTTCTACCTGCCTTAATAGTCCGGCATGTGTTCATCCAAATTTAGCTCTTGTTCAAAAGCTTTGGGATCATCCTGAATGTGTCTTTATGCTGGCTGATCCGGCACATCCACTATTTCGTTATGGATTACTTCAATACGGTAATCAAACCTCTCAAGGCCATGGAGGAATAGATTGGGATACTCCGATTACAGTACCTTCCGTGGTGGCGCATCAATTGCTTTTCCCCGTGTCTGCACTTCCTCAGACTTTAATGTCTGTTACTGTTGAGGAGAACAATAAAACTGTCCTTACTGATACTGCTCTTCTGGTTGCGCACCGGTTATGTTCTAAAACGAATGATAAACTCCGTATAGTTCCTATTTGTGGGCCAAAAGGTTCGACTCCTGTTGACATAGTCCATGCAATAACGAAAATAACAAAAAGAGATGTTGTAGAATTTAAAGGAGATCCCGGACTTCTGAAAAATATCCATTATATGAACTCACTTGCAACCCTTTGCTGGTTAAAGAATATGGATTTATTTCTGAACCAACACGTAATTTCAGCTTTAAGCGACAATAAACAAGGATTTGATACCCACTTGCTTTCCTGCTTATCGATGTCTATAACCGTCTTCCTGGGTATTACCGGAAGAGGCCTGCTAACTCATATACCGGGCGATCTTTTATTACCCATAGTTGAAATTCCCCAATTTCCCTATTATGAGCGTATTGATTACTGGAAAAAAATGCTGGGAGTGAAAGCAGAGGGTTTAGATGGTATTATTATGGAATGCTCCAGACGTTTCCGTTACGAAAAAGGGACTATTAACGCTATCTGTGATGGACTCAAAGGATTTCTCAGGCCAATTTCAGAAAAGGATTTTATTGGAGCGTGCAGGGCGGAGTTGGAGTGGGATGTTGGTGAACTGGCTCAAAAGGTTATTCCCCGTTTTGAAGACGAGGAATTGATCCTGCCTCATAACCAGCGCTTGCAATTTCAGGAGATTATCAGGGCGATGAAGTCTCTTACGAAGGTGCATTATGACTGGGGAATGAGTAAGGTGTGGAACGAAAGTGGTATTTCTCTACTCTTTGCAGGTCCGCCTGGTACTGGTAAAACGATGGCGGCAGAGATATTAGCAAACAAACTTGACCTGCCAATGTACCGTATCGATTTGTCTCAAGTGGTTAACAAATATATAGGAGAGACGGAAAAGAACCTGAAAAGATTGTTCGATGCTGCGGATGTTTCTGACACGATTCTTTTCTTTGATGAAGCCGATGCCCTCTTTGGACGCAGGACAGAGGTCAAGGATGCACACGACCGCTATGCCAACCTTGAAATCAGCTATTTGCTGGAACGGATGGAACGGTTTAAGGGATTAGCAATCCTGGCTACCAACCGTAAAAAAGACATTGATGAGGCATTTTTAAGGAGGTTGCGCTATATCCTTGATTTTCCCCTTCCGGATGTTGAACACAGGGAAAAGATCTGGCTCCAGGTTATTCCCAAAACAATCGATAGCTCGAAGATCGATTTCCGCTTTCTGGCAAAGCAATTTCAGCTTGCTGGCGGGCACATCCGCTCAATTGTTTTCAATGCTTGTTTGCAAAGCACAAACGGTTTGGATGTTTACAAAAATGGCTTTAAAGGCCAGTTGACAATGGAAAAGATTATAATCGCTGTAAAGAGGGAGTACGAAAAGTTGAATCGTGCTATAAGCCTTGAGCAGTTTGGTCCATACGCAAAAATTATTGAAAGGATGGAACATGAATAG
- a CDS encoding phage baseplate assembly protein V encodes MIDPDMEKLVVELTEFTRSRYFGKYRGLVKDVNDSENMGRIIAQVPEVYGDENSPWALPVVPFAGKNHGLVVLPEVGDGVWIEFEAGDPSRPIWTGCWWGCEEMPEPGGTKTRVLATSGGHKVILDDDKKELRLLHSGGSEITMTENEIMLKIGSTQIILSARGVNINNGAFEVR; translated from the coding sequence ATGATAGATCCTGATATGGAAAAACTTGTTGTTGAGTTAACGGAATTTACACGATCCCGCTATTTTGGAAAATACCGTGGTCTTGTCAAGGATGTAAACGACTCGGAAAATATGGGTCGCATCATTGCCCAGGTTCCCGAGGTGTATGGAGATGAAAACTCTCCGTGGGCGTTGCCTGTTGTTCCTTTTGCAGGTAAAAATCATGGTCTGGTTGTGCTTCCGGAGGTGGGTGATGGAGTTTGGATAGAGTTTGAGGCAGGGGATCCATCCCGCCCTATTTGGACGGGCTGTTGGTGGGGCTGTGAAGAAATGCCTGAGCCGGGTGGAACAAAAACAAGGGTTTTGGCAACATCGGGAGGGCATAAGGTCATACTGGATGATGATAAAAAGGAGTTGAGGCTTCTCCATTCCGGCGGTTCAGAGATAACCATGACAGAGAATGAGATTATGCTAAAGATTGGCTCCACTCAGATTATTCTTTCTGCACGTGGAGTAAATATCAATAATGGGGCGTTTGAGGTGAGATAA
- a CDS encoding GPW/gp25 family protein, with product MTQEYGKHLSFPFRIGKDGRTAQVSSLEEHVRDELIQLILTNLGERLFLPDFGGGVRRLVFENADETLGAMTKAILTQAISQWLGHRITLEDLIVIVEHEKIGVEIKYRIAGTEDTRVMKFERKGG from the coding sequence ATGACACAAGAATATGGAAAACATCTATCATTCCCTTTCCGTATAGGAAAAGATGGCCGGACAGCTCAGGTGTCATCCCTTGAGGAACATGTACGGGATGAGTTGATCCAATTAATCCTGACCAATCTTGGTGAGCGGCTTTTTCTGCCAGATTTTGGCGGAGGTGTGCGCCGCCTTGTTTTTGAAAATGCCGATGAGACCTTGGGTGCGATGACGAAGGCCATACTTACTCAGGCGATTTCACAATGGCTTGGTCACCGGATAACATTAGAGGATCTTATAGTTATTGTGGAACATGAAAAGATCGGGGTGGAGATTAAATACCGGATTGCAGGGACTGAAGATACCAGAGTGATGAAGTTTGAGCGAAAAGGGGGATAA
- a CDS encoding baseplate J/gp47 family protein, with amino-acid sequence MAIKNQEALHERANNLEAHHLNGFKLVLVTLHPDPNPTEAHLEVHFHNNNEITNILNDFAANPTVAKQIFPISGGHRILAGPASGQVKVVAISGNPTDTFLTLTVAPIGDYSTYTVSTNYQNIDPVFAEIDFKFRPGCFQYCAPDWEPAPEPKIDPPIDYLAKDYDSFRHTMIAAMMERVPGWEPTSEADLDQVLLELFSAAADELSDYQDRVMNEAYLATVRKRVSLARHARLMDYHIHQGNQASTWLALKLDNGHELDLPKPNPNPAAKPINLRVWAGDDDINVPSSVVFVTRTQQHLHYLLNQMGLYTWSNSIPSLATGSTIADLKLALTGQPPAVIVQNLIRSGLVRYLLIQEWKNPATGEKPGRDPTKRQLLKLLSGDKGATAMQDPLTGEWFVRVRWEERDKLKSNYCFTVDCPAPKGKIEDISLFHGNLVEGYHGRPEETIFKEYGTTLASSNEFYYERTGDADEKTGKKNNRWGAVCKLPEGPLAYKNNSPDGKVPYGEIPPESTLEVAVETQGGGIDTWNEVISLVHSDENDDHFIVETDEEGKSLIRFGNGTNGKELPDKAVVHCSYQIGQGLDGNIGADKVVNFNRAAFPEIVECWNPFDVINGRSPEPVVEIVRRIPEAYRFRQLRAVTLKDYVDRAKELPKVSNASARYLWTGSWRTVQVTIDPAGTTVLDDELRKEIEGYLNAVRLIGEDLEIRPPRFVPLEIHVLLCIHPDYWPEDVKSILEQEFSDGFTPDGRMAFFHPDLWTFGQELRESQIIGRTQLIEGVDHVIAVTMKRWNEVTPGTAGVIEVRPNEIIQVRNDPDHREKGFIDFTVKGGRQ; translated from the coding sequence ATGGCTATTAAAAACCAGGAGGCCTTACATGAGCGGGCGAATAATCTGGAAGCTCACCATCTTAACGGTTTTAAACTCGTATTGGTAACTTTACACCCGGATCCAAATCCAACCGAGGCGCACCTGGAGGTTCATTTCCATAATAATAATGAGATTACAAACATTTTAAATGATTTTGCAGCGAATCCAACGGTGGCAAAACAGATCTTTCCCATTTCCGGAGGCCATCGGATTCTTGCCGGTCCAGCCTCTGGCCAGGTCAAAGTTGTTGCAATTTCCGGAAATCCGACCGATACATTTTTAACGCTGACAGTAGCGCCGATAGGCGACTATTCAACCTATACCGTAAGCACAAATTATCAAAATATCGATCCTGTTTTTGCTGAAATCGATTTTAAATTTCGCCCCGGATGTTTTCAGTATTGTGCGCCTGACTGGGAACCTGCTCCTGAACCGAAGATAGACCCTCCCATTGATTATTTGGCAAAAGATTATGATTCATTCCGGCATACCATGATCGCTGCAATGATGGAACGAGTGCCAGGCTGGGAACCTACGAGCGAGGCCGATCTGGATCAAGTGTTGTTAGAACTGTTCAGTGCTGCGGCAGACGAGTTAAGCGACTACCAGGATAGGGTTATGAATGAGGCATATCTCGCTACTGTGCGCAAAAGAGTCTCCCTGGCGCGGCATGCCCGATTGATGGATTATCACATCCATCAGGGCAACCAGGCAAGTACGTGGCTGGCCTTGAAATTGGACAACGGGCACGAACTCGACTTACCCAAACCAAATCCAAATCCTGCGGCTAAACCGATAAATCTTAGAGTTTGGGCGGGAGATGATGATATAAACGTCCCTTCTTCTGTCGTCTTTGTGACCCGAACACAACAGCATCTGCACTATTTGCTTAATCAAATGGGCCTGTACACATGGAGCAATTCAATCCCGTCCCTTGCAACCGGAAGTACTATCGCTGATCTAAAGCTTGCCTTAACCGGACAACCACCTGCAGTAATTGTCCAGAATTTGATCCGTTCAGGATTGGTCCGGTATCTTTTAATTCAGGAATGGAAGAATCCGGCAACTGGTGAGAAGCCAGGCAGGGATCCAACAAAAAGGCAACTGCTAAAGTTGCTTTCTGGAGACAAAGGAGCTACGGCAATGCAAGATCCTTTGACTGGAGAATGGTTCGTACGGGTTCGGTGGGAGGAAAGGGACAAGTTGAAAAGCAACTACTGTTTTACGGTGGATTGCCCTGCACCAAAAGGCAAGATCGAAGACATTTCCCTTTTTCATGGAAACTTAGTAGAAGGTTATCACGGTCGGCCAGAAGAAACTATTTTTAAGGAATACGGAACGACTCTTGCCAGTTCAAATGAATTTTATTATGAAAGGACTGGCGATGCAGATGAGAAGACCGGTAAGAAAAATAATAGGTGGGGTGCCGTTTGCAAGTTGCCGGAAGGACCCCTTGCTTATAAAAATAACTCTCCGGATGGTAAGGTGCCATACGGTGAGATACCACCGGAGTCCACCCTTGAAGTGGCAGTGGAAACACAGGGAGGCGGTATTGACACGTGGAACGAAGTCATTAGTTTGGTTCATAGCGATGAAAACGACGATCACTTTATTGTAGAAACCGATGAAGAGGGAAAAAGCCTGATCCGCTTTGGAAACGGTACCAATGGCAAAGAGCTACCGGATAAAGCTGTTGTTCACTGCTCTTACCAGATTGGTCAGGGCCTTGACGGTAATATCGGTGCGGATAAAGTGGTCAATTTTAATAGGGCGGCTTTTCCTGAAATAGTGGAATGCTGGAACCCCTTTGATGTAATAAATGGAAGATCTCCTGAACCTGTGGTAGAAATCGTTCGTCGTATTCCGGAGGCATATCGATTCCGTCAGCTCCGTGCAGTAACCCTCAAAGATTATGTAGATCGCGCTAAAGAACTCCCAAAAGTCTCGAACGCCTCAGCCAGGTACCTGTGGACCGGAAGTTGGAGAACCGTTCAGGTTACGATTGATCCGGCTGGCACAACCGTATTGGACGATGAGCTGCGAAAAGAGATCGAAGGCTATCTGAACGCCGTCAGGCTTATCGGAGAAGACCTGGAGATACGCCCGCCTCGATTTGTTCCCTTGGAAATACACGTCTTACTCTGTATCCATCCCGACTACTGGCCTGAGGATGTTAAATCCATCCTCGAGCAGGAGTTTTCAGACGGTTTTACGCCGGATGGACGCATGGCGTTCTTTCATCCGGACCTGTGGACGTTTGGGCAGGAACTCAGGGAAAGCCAAATCATCGGACGTACGCAGTTGATTGAAGGTGTTGATCATGTGATTGCCGTGACCATGAAGCGATGGAACGAAGTCACACCAGGTACGGCAGGGGTCATCGAAGTACGACCAAACGAGATTATTCAGGTCAGAAATGATCCTGATCACAGGGAAAAAGGATTTATCGATTTTACGGTAAAAGGAGGCCGCCAATGA